In Nicotiana tabacum cultivar K326 chromosome 2, ASM71507v2, whole genome shotgun sequence, the following proteins share a genomic window:
- the LOC107830777 gene encoding dnaJ protein ERDJ2, protein MAASEENSALFPIFVLTLMALPLVPYTIVNLFGAFKKKAAKINCQCSVCVRSGKYHKSIFKRISNFSTYSNLTLVLLWVVMAVLVYYIKHISTEVQIFEPFSILGLEHGASDSEIKKAYRRLSIQYHPDKNPDPEAHSYFVEYISKAYQALTDPISRENFEKYGHPDGRQGLQMGIALPQFLLNIDGASEGILLLGIVGVCIILPLTISVIYLSRSSKYTGNYVMHSTLAAYYHLMKPSLAPSKVMDVFIKASEFMDIPVRRTDEEPLQRLFVLVRSELNLDLKNIRQEQAKFWKQHPALVKTELLLQTQLTRETAALSPTLQRDFRRVLELAPRLLEELMKMAIIPRPPVGHGWLRPAIGVVELSQSVVQAVPLSARKAAGGSSEGYAPFLQLPYFSEAVVKKIARKKVRTFQDFRDMTPDEREDLLTQVAGFSNSESHDVEMVLKMMPSVTIDITCETEGEEGIQEGDIVTMHAWVTLKRGNGLIRALPHCPYFPSDKEENFWLLLADSFSNDVWLSQKVSFMDESTAIIAVSKTIQESKEGSGASAREINVAVKEAIEKVKNGSRLVMGKFQAPAEGNYNLSSFCLCDSWIGCDAKSNIKLKVMKRSRAGTRGGLTADETPAMEDGIEEDEEEEEEDYDDYESEYSEDEEDTKEIESKGMVGNGSGHNKGSGSSSDESGSEAD, encoded by the exons ATGGCGGCTTCCGAAGAGAACAGTGCACTTTTCCCCATCTTTGTCTTGACTTTAATGGCTCTGCCATTAGTTCCTTACACTATAGTCAATTTATTTGGTGCTTTCAAGAAAAAGGCTGCCAAAATCAACTGCCAGTGTTCGGTCTGCGTTCGGTCCGGAAAGTATCATAAATCCATATTCAAGCGG atttcaaactTCTCAACATACAGTAATCTAACCCTTGTACTGCTGTGGGTTGTCATGGCTGTTCTTGTTTATTACATCAAGCATATCAGCACTGAG GTCCAAATATTCGAGCCGTTCAGTATTCTTGGACTGGAACATGGAGCTtcagactctgaaataaagaaggCATATCGAAGACTTTCCATCCAGTATCATCCTGATAAAAATCCAGATCCAG AGGCACACTCATACTTTGTTGAGTACATCTCAAAGGCTTATCAGGCTCTGACAGATCCAATATCtcgggaaaattttgaaaaatatggcCATCCGGATGGACGACAG GGGCTTCAAATGGGCATTGCCCTCCCTCAGTTCCTTTTAAACATTGATGGAGCATCTGAAGGAATACTGTTGCTTGGAATTGTTGGAGTCTGTATAATTCTGCCCTTGACAATTTCTGTTATATACTTGTCTAGGTCGTCAAAGTATACTGGGAACTATGTCATGCACTCTACATTAGCTGCATATTACCACTTAATGAAGCCTTCTTTAGCTCCAAG CAAGGTCATGGATGTTTTCATTAAGGCTTCTGAATTCATGGATATTCCTGTTCGTCGGACTGATGAAGAACCTCTGCAGAGACTATTTGTCTTGGTTAGAAGTGAGCTAAATCTGGATCTTAAGAATATTCGGCAAGAACAGGCTAAGTTTTGGAAGCAGCACCCTGCATTAGTAAAG ACTGAACTGTTGCTTCAAACCCAATTGACACGTGAGACGGCAGCTTTGTCTCCAACTTTACAGCGTGATTTCAGACGTGTGCTTGAACTCGCACCTCGGCTTCTGGAAGAATTGATGAAG ATGGCTATTATTCCACGCCCTCCTGTGGGGCATGGATGGCTAAGACCTGCAATAGGAGTGGTGGAACTGTCTCAGAGTGTTGTTCAG GCGGTACCTCTCAGCGCAAGGAAAGCAGCAGGTGGATCCAGTGAAGGGTATGCACCGTTTTTGCAGCTGCCATACTTTAGTGAGGCTGTTGTCAAAAAGATTGCAAGAAAG AAAGTTCGTACATTTCAAGACTTCCGTGATATGACACCAGATGAACGCGAAGATCTGCTGACTCAAGTTGCTGGGTTCTCAAACTCGGAATCCCACGATGTGGAGATGGTTCTTAAAATGATGCCTTCAGTGACAATTGATATCACATGTGAGACAGAAGGTGAGGAGGGAATTCAAGAGGGTGACATCGTTACCATGCATGCTTGGGTCACTCTCAAGCGTGGTAACGGCCTGATTCGTGCCCTTCCACATTGTCCTTATTTTCCTTCTGACAAAGAAGAGAATTTCTGGTTGCTGCTTGCGGACTCCTTTTCAAATGATGTGTGGCTCTCCCAGAAGGTTAGTTTCATGGATGAATCTACAGCAATCATTGCTGTATCAAAAACAATTCAGGAGTCAAAGGAAGGGTCTGGTGCAAGTGCAAGGGAAATAAATGTTGCCGTTAAAGAAGCAATTGAGAAAGTTAAAAATGGTTCGAGGCTGGTAATGGGGAAGTTCCAAGCTCCAGCTGAGGGAAACTACAACTTGAGTTCTTTTTGCTTATGTGACTCTTGGATTGGTTGTGATGCAAAGTCGAATATAAAGTTAAAGGTAATGAAACGCAGCAGAGCTGGGACCAGAGGCGGTCTCACAGCAGATGAGACTCCTGCCATGGAGGATGGAATTGAGGaggatgaggaagaagaagaagaagattatgaTGATTATGAAAGTGAATACAGCGAAGATGAAGAAGATACAAAGGAAATAGAGAGTAAAGGAATGGTGGGCAATGGCTCGGGCCACAATAAGGGCAGTGGTTCAAGCTCTGATGAATCTGGTTCAGAGGCCGATTAA
- the LOC107830778 gene encoding tyrosine-protein phosphatase RLPH2, which translates to MEDKNPPTKPRVVCCIGDIHGYITKLQNLWSNLESCIDPSDFSTALIIFLGDYCDRGPDTPKVLNFLISLPLKYPKQTHVYLCGNHEFAFGAFLGVLPSPNDGSEFKETWKEYEMNEEREGWYKGEGFENMHLQGRRRAGNHTKGIECKGSIYDAAPTFESYGVPHGSADLMKAVPDEHKKFLADLVWIHEEDDVCIKNEEGIKSCKLIAVHAGLEKNKVVEEQIKTLKAKDTRISKVEPLSGRKNVWEIPQELSKTPTIVVSGHHGKFHIEGLRLVIDEGGGLEDNPVAAVVLPSMKVVRDTDRLVK; encoded by the exons atggaggACAAAAATCCTCCCACAAAACCTAGGGTGGTCTGTTGCATAGGTGATATCCATGGCTACATAACAAAGCTTCAAAATTTATGGTCAAATCTTGAATCTTGCATTGACCCATCTGATTTTTCCACTGCCCTTATAATTTTCTTGGGTGATTACTGTGACAGAGGTCCAGATACTCCtaaagttttaaactttttaatttctttGCCCTTAAAATACCCAAAACAAACCCATGTTTACCTTTGTGGAAATCATGAGTTTGCTTTTGGAGCATTCTTGGGTGTACTACCAAGTCCAAATGATGGATCTGAATTTAAAGAAACATGGAAAGAGTATGAAATGAATGAGGAAAGAGAAGGGTGGTATAAAGGTGAAGGCTTTGAGAATATGCATTTGCAAGGGAGAAGAAGGGCTGGAAATCATACTAAGGGTATTGAGTGTAAAGGTTCTATTTATGATGCCGCTCCTACTTTTGAATCTTATGGTGTTCCTCATGGTTCTGCTG ATCTTATGAAGGCAGTTCCTGATGAGCACAAGAAGTTTCTTGCCGATTTAGTCTGGATTCACGAAGAG GACGATGTTTgcataaaaaatgaagaaggaattAAAAGCTGCAAACTAATTGCTGTTCATGCTGGTCTGGAGAAAAATAAAGTTGTTGAGGAGCAGATTAAAACCCTTAAAGCAAAGGACACAAGGATTTCTAAGGTGGAACCCCTTAGCGGAAGGAAGAACGTATGGGAAATTCCTCAG GAACTGAGCAAAACTCCAACAATTGTCGTAAGTGGTCACCATGGGAAATTCCATATTGAAGGTTTAAGACTGGTAATAGATGAAGGTGGTGGACTAGAAGATAATCCAGTGGCCGCAGTAGTGCTTCCTTCAATGAAAGTTGTGAGGGATACTGATCGTTTGGTGAAATAG